The following are from one region of the Nicotiana tabacum cultivar K326 chromosome 3, ASM71507v2, whole genome shotgun sequence genome:
- the LOC142178431 gene encoding zinc finger BED domain-containing protein RICESLEEPER 2-like produces MVKFLEDFYLLTLRVSGSIYVTSNVHFVEICELDLILKEWMEHEDTSLKEMAKKMKEKFVKYWGEPEKMNKMIFIASILDPRNKLEYVPFAIVRMFGENKGKKLILEVKNYMDSLFDYYVKKNSIGTSSASSGNTTTTVSGYGSFLKRGTMRTKLEFEKHKEVTGGLGTKSELERYLAKDLEPETDDFKILKWWKINEPRFPILVEMARDVLAIPISSVASECAFSTGGRILDSFRSSLTPKLVQSLICLQDWLRSEPIPIKVEEDLEYLEQLELDLADSAKDSTIIDI; encoded by the exons ATGGTAAAATTTCTTGAAGATTTTTATTTGCTTACTTTGAGGGTTTCTGGTTCTATTTATGTCACCTCCAATGTGCATTTTGTTGAAATTTGTGAGCTTGATCTTATATTGAAAGAGTGGATGGAACATGAAGATACTAGTTTGAAAGAAATggcaaaaaaaatgaaagaaaaatttgtcaagTATTGGGGTGAACCTGAAAAAATGAACAAGATGATCTTTATTGCATCAATTTTGGATCCCCGTAACAAGCTTGAATATGTTCCTTTTGCAATTGTGAGGATGTTTggagaaaacaaagggaaaaaatTGATTTTAGAGGTGAAAAATTATATGGATTCTTTGTTTGATTATTatgttaaaaaaaattcaataggAACATCATCTGCTTCATCTGGAAACACAACAACTACTGTCAGTGGTTATGGTAGCTTTTTAAAAAGAGGAACAATGAGAACAAAATTAGAATTTGAGAAACATAAGGAAGTGACCGGAGGTTTAGGTACTAAATCAGAGTTAGAAAGATATCTTGCTAAAGATCTTGAGCCTGAAACAGatgactttaaaatcttaaagtGGTGGAAAATCAATGAGCCTAGATTTCCCATTCTTGTGGAGATGGCTCGTGATGTATTAGCCATTCCTATTTCAAGTGTTGCATCTGAATGTGCATTCAGCACGGGAGGTCGCATTCTTGACTCGTTCAGGAGTTCGTTGACGCCTAAACTGGTGCAATCTCTTATTTGTCTTCAAGATTGGCTTAGAAGTGAACCTATTCCTATTAAAGTTGAGGAAGACTTGGAGTATCTAGAACAACTAGAACTTG ATCTGGCTGATAGTGCAAAAGATTCAACTATTATTGACATATAG
- the LOC107771044 gene encoding uncharacterized protein LOC107771044, translating into MPVEVSNRVAETLGYPNGDLRPQNPNAASKKSKESERRRRRRKQKKNKAASQVANGEDSDNAAGDANGGAEDSAKENSDPQKSLEQVEVEYVPEKAELDGEFDEEFRKVFERFTFTDAAGSEENEKKDETAVDGASKKKADSDSEDDEQDDAQLKEKGISNKKKKLQRRMKIAELKQISMKPDVVEVWDATAADPKLLVFLKSYRNTVPVPRHWCQKRKFLQGKRGIEKQPFQLPDFIAATGIEKIRQAYIEKEDSKKLKQKQRERMQPKMGKMDIDYQVLHDAFFKYQTKPKLTHHGDLYYEGKEFEVKLREMKPGMLSHELKEALGMPEGAPPPWLINMQRYGPPPSYPQLKIPGLNAPIPPGAKFGYQPGGWGKPPVDEFGRPLYGDVFGVLQQDQPNYEDEPVDKTKHWGDLEEEEEEEEEEEEEEMEEEELEDGIQSVDSLSSTPTGVETPDVIDLRKQQRKEPEKPLYQVLEEKEEKIAPGTLLGTTHTYVINTGTQDKTGAKRVDLLKGQKSDRVDVTLAPEELELMDNVLPAKYEEAREEEKLRSQREDFSDMVAENEKKRKRKMQEKEGKSKKKDFKF; encoded by the exons ATGCCGGTTGAAGTATCAAACAGAGTAGCTGAAACTCTTGGTTATCCAAACGGCGATTTGAGACCtcaaaaccctaacgccgcctcTAAGAAATCGAAGGAAAGCGAGAGGCGCCGTAGGCGGAGGAAGCAGAAGAAGAACAAGGCGGCGTCTCAAGTCGCCAATGGAGAAGATAGTGATAACGCTGCCGGAGACGCAAATGGCGGCGCTGAGGATAGCGCTAAGGAAAATTCCGATCCTCAGAAG TCTTTGGAGCAAGTTGAAGTGGAGTATGTACCAGAGAAGGCTGAATTAGATGGTGAGTTCGATGAGGAATTCAGGAAGGTTTTTGAGAGATTTACTTTCACGGATGCTGCTGGTTCCGAG GAGAATGAAAAAAAGGATGAAACTGCTGTGGATGGAGCCTCCAAGAAAAAGGCTGATTCTGATTCTGAGGACGACGAACAGGATGACGCACAGCTAAAGGAGAAGGGCATctctaacaaaaagaaaaaa CTTCAGCGTAGGATGAAGATTGCAGAACTGAAACAAATCTCTATGAAGCCTGATGTCGTTGAG GTGTGGGATGCTACTGCAGCAGATCCTAAGCTCTTGGTATTTCTGAAATCTTATCGAAATACTGTTCCTGTTCCAAGGCACTGGTGTCAGAAACGGAAATTTTTGCAG GGGAAGCGTGGAATTGAGAAACAACCATTTCAACTTCCTGACTTTATAGCTGCAACAGGAATTGAGAAAATTAGACAA GCTTATATTGAAAAGGAGGACAGTAAGAAGCTTAAACAAAAGCAGCGGGAAAGGATGCAGCCAAAAATGGGGAAGATGGATATCGATTATCAG GTTCTCCATGATGCCTTTTTTAAGTATCAGACTAAACCGAAGTTGACACATCATGGCGATCTGTATTATGAAGGGAAGGAGTTTGAG GTCAAGTTGAGGGAAATGAAACCTGGAATGTTGTCTCATGAACTGAAAGAGGCCCTTGGTATGCCTGAAGGTGCTCCTCCTCCTTGGCTCATCAATATGCAG AGATACGGTCCTCCACCCTCTTATCCTCAGCTGAAAATCCCTGGACTCAATGCTCCTATTCCACCAGGAGCCAAGTTTGGCTATCAGCCGGGAGGTTGGGGTAAACCACCTGTTGATGAA TTCGGACGCCCTTTATATGGAGATGTCTTTGGTGTGTTGCAACAAGACCAGCCTAATTATGAG GATGAACCTGTTGACAAGACTAAGCATTGGGgtgacttggaggaggaggaagaagaggaggaagaagaagaggaagaagagatgGAGGAAGAGGAGCTGGAGGATGGTATTCAGTCAGTGGACAGCCTTTCAAG TACTCCTACTGGAGTTGAGACTCCTGATGTTATTGACCTTCGCAAGCAGCAGAGGAAGGAGCCCGAGAAGCCCCTCTACCAG GTgcttgaagaaaaagaagaaaagatagcTCCTGGAACGCTTCTTGGAACAACCCATAC GTATGTGATCAACACTGGTACTCAAGACAAGACTGGTGCCAAAAGG GTTGATCTGCTCAAAGGTCAGAAGTCAGATAGAGTTGATGTCACATTGGCACCTGAAGAGTTGGAACTCATGGACAATGTCTTACCAGCCAA ATATGAGGAAGCTAGAGAGGAAGAGAAGCTTCGTAGCCAGCGTGAAGATTTCAGTGACATGGTAGCAGAG AACGAGAAGAAGAGGAAACGTAAAATGCAGGAAAAGGAAGGCAAGTCCAAAAAGAAGGACTtcaagttttga
- the LOC107771046 gene encoding putative pentatricopeptide repeat-containing protein At1g56570 isoform X1, which yields MHQISHMNCQSSAKCGILEANHFCPVFQCQLPTIPSSNRVVVSRSQLSLPNIKRNNGVVCNKMLETSVSSEASIKAQVQKLVDLLHVCADEELLDESKAIHGYILKSDFSDNNLLLLLNHVSHAYSKCSEFGSCQVLFDKMLQKNVFSWTVMIVGSIENGFFYDGFKYFREMLEYGMLPDGFAYSAALRLCVALGSLELCKMVHAQIVVRGFTSNVIINTSLLNIYAKLGNVEASSLVFNSMSERNAVSWNTIISGLTANGLHLEAFNRFLEMKNKGFSPDVYTLVGVMKAVGSLGDIGKGKVVHSCVCELGMDSNVVVGTALIDMYAECGALCEAKTVFDSNFSNCGVNMPWNAMISGYTRCRCSQEALQLYVNMCKKNVRSDIYTYCSLFDAIAESKCSKFLMEVHAAVLKSEYDNISLSVQNAIADAYAKCGSLEGVRKIFDRMEQRDIVSWTTLVTAYSQGSQWEAAIAVFSQMREEGCAVNQYTLASTLVACASLCYLEYGRQLHGLQYKTGLQNESCIESALVDMYAKCGSITEAEKVFGCISNADAVSWTAMISGYAQHGSVFCALELFKKMEQLGIKPTAVTLLSILFACSHGGLVKEGLHFFWSMGKRYNLVPEMQHYACVVDLLGRVGLLIEAFEFIGKMPVEPDEMVWQSLLSACRIHRDSELGEIAAKKILSVCPQYSATYVLLSNTYMETGNFREGIDLRNVMKKQGVKKEPGFSWITINGKAHKFYASDQEHPEKKSIYLMLEELRVDMKALGYKPDFRSVLTSGD from the exons ATGCACCAAATATCACATATGAATTGTCAGTCCTCTGCTAAATGTGGGATTCTTGAAGCTAATCATTTCTGTCCAGTTTTTCAATGCCAGTTGCCCACTATTCCTTCAAGTAACAGA GTAGTTGTATCGAGATCACAATTGTCGTTGCCAAATATCAAGAGAAATAATGGGGTTGTTTGTAACAAGATGCTTGAAACTAGTGTTAGTTCTGAAGCTTCCATCAAAGCTCAAGTCCAAAAACTGGTTGATCTACTCCATGTATGCGCTGATGAAGAGTTATTAGATGAAAGCAAAGCCATTCATGGTTATATTCTGAAGTCTGATTTTTCAGATAATAACTTGTTGCTGTTGCTTAATCATGTATCACACGCATATTCGAAATGCTCAGAGTTTGGCTCTTGTCAGGTATTGTTTGATAAAATGTTGCAGAAGAATGTCTTCTCTTGGACTGTCATGATTGTGGGATCAATAGAAAATGGATTTTTCTATGATGGGTTCAAATACTTCCGAGAGATGCTAGAGTACGGAATGCTGCCAGATGGATTTGCTTACTCGGCTGCATTGCGGTTGTGCGTTGCTTTAGGCAGCCTTGAATTGTGTAAAATGGTACATGCTCAGATTGTTGTGAGAGGCTTTACTTCAAATGTTATTATTAATACATCACTTCTTAACATATATGCAAAGTTGGGGAATGTTGAGGCTTCATCTCTGGTTTTCAACAGTATGAGTGAAAGGAATGCAGTCTCTTGGAATACAATAATATCAGGACTTACTGCTAATGGTCTTCATTTGGAAGCGTTTAATCGTTTTcttgaaatgaaaaataaaggATTTTCCCCAGATGTATACACTTTAGTTGGTGTAATGAAGGCAGTCGGGAGTTTAGGTGATATTGGCAAGGGTAAGGTAGTCCATAGCTGTGTTTGTGAGTTAGGTATGGATTCTAATGTTGTTGTAGGCACTGCACTGATTGATATGTATGCTGAATGCGGTGCTTTATGTGAGGCAAAGACTGTTTTTGATTCTAATTTCAGCAATTGTGGAGTAAATATGCCATGGAACGCAATGATTTCTGGTTATACACGGTGTAGATGTAGCCAAGAAGCTTTACAGCTATATGTTAATATGTGTAAAAAGAATGTTAGGTCTGATATTTACACTTACTGTAGTCTGTTCGACGCGATAGCTGAATCAAAATGTTCCAAGTTTTTAATGGAGGTTCATGCGGCGGTTCTTAAATCTGAATATGATAATATATCCCTTAGTGTGCAGAATGCAATTGCAGATGCTTATGCTAAATGTGGGTCTCTTGAGGGTGTAAGGAAGATCTTTGACAGAATGGAACAAAGAGACATAGTGTCTTGGACCACTCTTGTGACTGCATATTCTCAAGGTTCCCAATGGGAGGCAGCTATAGCCGTTTTTTCTCAGATGAGGGAAGAAGGCTGTGCAGTCAATCAGTATACTTTGGCTAGCACCCTTGTTGCATGCGCTAGCCTATGCTATCTTGAGTACGGTCGGCAACTTCATGGGCTCCAGTACAAAACTGGGTTACAGAATGAAAGTTGCATAGAAAGTGCACTAGTAGATATGTATGCCAAGTGTGGGAGCATAACTGAGGCAGAAAAGGTATTTGGTTGTATTTCCAATGCTGATGCTGTTTCTTGGACTGCCATGATATCTGGGTATGCCCAACATGGTTCTGTATTTTGTGCACTTGAACTATTCAAGAAAATGGAGCAATTGGGCATTAAACCCACTGCAGTTACATTATTGAGCATTTTGTTTGCTTGTAGCCATGGTGGATTGGTTAAAGAAGGTCTTCACTTTTTTTGGTCAATGGGTAAAAGGTATAATTTGGTACCAGAGATGCAGCATTATGCTTGTGTGGTTGACCTCCTTGGCCGTGTGGGTCTTCTAATTGAAGCGTTCGAATTTATTGGAAAAATGCCTGTTGAACCGGATGAAATGGTTTGGCAATCACTGTTAAGTGCATGTAGGATTCATAGAGATTCTGAGCTGGGAGAAATAGCTGCCAAGAAAATCCTTTCTGTTTGCCCTCAATATTCAGCTACATATGTTCTTTTATCCAATACATATATGGAAACTGGGAATTTTAGAGAGGGAATTGACCTGAGAAATGTTATGAAAAAGCAAGGGGTTAAAAAGGAGCCAGGCTTTAGTTGGATTACTATTAACGGTAAAGCCCATAAATTTTATGCAAGCGATCAGGAACACCCAGAGAAAAAAAGCATTTATCTTATGCTGGAAGAATTAAGGGTGGATATGAAGGCTTTGGGTTATAAACCAGATTTCAGATCTGTTTTAACATCTGGAGATTGA
- the LOC107771046 gene encoding pentatricopeptide repeat-containing protein At2g27610-like isoform X2 yields the protein MLETSVSSEASIKAQVQKLVDLLHVCADEELLDESKAIHGYILKSDFSDNNLLLLLNHVSHAYSKCSEFGSCQVLFDKMLQKNVFSWTVMIVGSIENGFFYDGFKYFREMLEYGMLPDGFAYSAALRLCVALGSLELCKMVHAQIVVRGFTSNVIINTSLLNIYAKLGNVEASSLVFNSMSERNAVSWNTIISGLTANGLHLEAFNRFLEMKNKGFSPDVYTLVGVMKAVGSLGDIGKGKVVHSCVCELGMDSNVVVGTALIDMYAECGALCEAKTVFDSNFSNCGVNMPWNAMISGYTRCRCSQEALQLYVNMCKKNVRSDIYTYCSLFDAIAESKCSKFLMEVHAAVLKSEYDNISLSVQNAIADAYAKCGSLEGVRKIFDRMEQRDIVSWTTLVTAYSQGSQWEAAIAVFSQMREEGCAVNQYTLASTLVACASLCYLEYGRQLHGLQYKTGLQNESCIESALVDMYAKCGSITEAEKVFGCISNADAVSWTAMISGYAQHGSVFCALELFKKMEQLGIKPTAVTLLSILFACSHGGLVKEGLHFFWSMGKRYNLVPEMQHYACVVDLLGRVGLLIEAFEFIGKMPVEPDEMVWQSLLSACRIHRDSELGEIAAKKILSVCPQYSATYVLLSNTYMETGNFREGIDLRNVMKKQGVKKEPGFSWITINGKAHKFYASDQEHPEKKSIYLMLEELRVDMKALGYKPDFRSVLTSGD from the coding sequence ATGCTTGAAACTAGTGTTAGTTCTGAAGCTTCCATCAAAGCTCAAGTCCAAAAACTGGTTGATCTACTCCATGTATGCGCTGATGAAGAGTTATTAGATGAAAGCAAAGCCATTCATGGTTATATTCTGAAGTCTGATTTTTCAGATAATAACTTGTTGCTGTTGCTTAATCATGTATCACACGCATATTCGAAATGCTCAGAGTTTGGCTCTTGTCAGGTATTGTTTGATAAAATGTTGCAGAAGAATGTCTTCTCTTGGACTGTCATGATTGTGGGATCAATAGAAAATGGATTTTTCTATGATGGGTTCAAATACTTCCGAGAGATGCTAGAGTACGGAATGCTGCCAGATGGATTTGCTTACTCGGCTGCATTGCGGTTGTGCGTTGCTTTAGGCAGCCTTGAATTGTGTAAAATGGTACATGCTCAGATTGTTGTGAGAGGCTTTACTTCAAATGTTATTATTAATACATCACTTCTTAACATATATGCAAAGTTGGGGAATGTTGAGGCTTCATCTCTGGTTTTCAACAGTATGAGTGAAAGGAATGCAGTCTCTTGGAATACAATAATATCAGGACTTACTGCTAATGGTCTTCATTTGGAAGCGTTTAATCGTTTTcttgaaatgaaaaataaaggATTTTCCCCAGATGTATACACTTTAGTTGGTGTAATGAAGGCAGTCGGGAGTTTAGGTGATATTGGCAAGGGTAAGGTAGTCCATAGCTGTGTTTGTGAGTTAGGTATGGATTCTAATGTTGTTGTAGGCACTGCACTGATTGATATGTATGCTGAATGCGGTGCTTTATGTGAGGCAAAGACTGTTTTTGATTCTAATTTCAGCAATTGTGGAGTAAATATGCCATGGAACGCAATGATTTCTGGTTATACACGGTGTAGATGTAGCCAAGAAGCTTTACAGCTATATGTTAATATGTGTAAAAAGAATGTTAGGTCTGATATTTACACTTACTGTAGTCTGTTCGACGCGATAGCTGAATCAAAATGTTCCAAGTTTTTAATGGAGGTTCATGCGGCGGTTCTTAAATCTGAATATGATAATATATCCCTTAGTGTGCAGAATGCAATTGCAGATGCTTATGCTAAATGTGGGTCTCTTGAGGGTGTAAGGAAGATCTTTGACAGAATGGAACAAAGAGACATAGTGTCTTGGACCACTCTTGTGACTGCATATTCTCAAGGTTCCCAATGGGAGGCAGCTATAGCCGTTTTTTCTCAGATGAGGGAAGAAGGCTGTGCAGTCAATCAGTATACTTTGGCTAGCACCCTTGTTGCATGCGCTAGCCTATGCTATCTTGAGTACGGTCGGCAACTTCATGGGCTCCAGTACAAAACTGGGTTACAGAATGAAAGTTGCATAGAAAGTGCACTAGTAGATATGTATGCCAAGTGTGGGAGCATAACTGAGGCAGAAAAGGTATTTGGTTGTATTTCCAATGCTGATGCTGTTTCTTGGACTGCCATGATATCTGGGTATGCCCAACATGGTTCTGTATTTTGTGCACTTGAACTATTCAAGAAAATGGAGCAATTGGGCATTAAACCCACTGCAGTTACATTATTGAGCATTTTGTTTGCTTGTAGCCATGGTGGATTGGTTAAAGAAGGTCTTCACTTTTTTTGGTCAATGGGTAAAAGGTATAATTTGGTACCAGAGATGCAGCATTATGCTTGTGTGGTTGACCTCCTTGGCCGTGTGGGTCTTCTAATTGAAGCGTTCGAATTTATTGGAAAAATGCCTGTTGAACCGGATGAAATGGTTTGGCAATCACTGTTAAGTGCATGTAGGATTCATAGAGATTCTGAGCTGGGAGAAATAGCTGCCAAGAAAATCCTTTCTGTTTGCCCTCAATATTCAGCTACATATGTTCTTTTATCCAATACATATATGGAAACTGGGAATTTTAGAGAGGGAATTGACCTGAGAAATGTTATGAAAAAGCAAGGGGTTAAAAAGGAGCCAGGCTTTAGTTGGATTACTATTAACGGTAAAGCCCATAAATTTTATGCAAGCGATCAGGAACACCCAGAGAAAAAAAGCATTTATCTTATGCTGGAAGAATTAAGGGTGGATATGAAGGCTTTGGGTTATAAACCAGATTTCAGATCTGTTTTAACATCTGGAGATTGA